From Pontibacter actiniarum, a single genomic window includes:
- a CDS encoding DNA/RNA non-specific endonuclease, translating to MLQLYMRGRKALALLLLMLWSASATSWAVPFAATPENFPETFESGSKSSYATGTVQLASGTWILDEALIGSTDNDKKAGSQSVRLRNAGRLAMDFFLPEGAGTVSIRHAIYGNDPGSGWELWAQTQVASCGCEKWYKVGQTVITSTSGLQTASFTVNTTAPVKFEIRKVSGGTARLNIDDFSVDSYDPTVPAYPDNDHLALGNPSMAIPDVSNPNNYLMRKPQYALSYSRDRGTPNWVSWHLDASDRGGADRQDNFREDPALPAGWYRVNENSYRGSGFDRGHNAPSADRTSSVEANSATFLMTNMIPQAPNNNQKTWNNFEQYTRSYAESGYEVYLIMGNYGVGGSGSNGGTTNTIDNGHVTVPNRVWKVAVILPVGENDVSRITAATRVIAIDTPNANSINTDWGAYRVSIDEIEVATGLDLLSNLPAGVQTQIEAAVDNGPTN from the coding sequence ATGTTACAACTCTACATGCGCGGCAGGAAGGCCCTGGCCCTCCTGCTCCTGATGCTCTGGAGCGCGTCGGCGACCTCCTGGGCCGTACCCTTCGCCGCAACTCCGGAGAACTTCCCCGAAACCTTTGAGTCCGGCTCTAAAAGCAGCTACGCCACTGGCACCGTCCAACTGGCCAGCGGCACCTGGATCCTGGACGAAGCCCTGATCGGCAGCACCGACAACGACAAGAAAGCCGGCAGCCAGTCGGTGCGCCTGCGCAACGCCGGGCGCCTGGCCATGGACTTCTTCCTGCCGGAAGGGGCGGGCACGGTGAGTATCCGCCACGCCATCTACGGCAACGACCCGGGCAGCGGCTGGGAGCTCTGGGCCCAGACCCAGGTGGCCTCCTGCGGTTGCGAGAAGTGGTACAAGGTCGGCCAGACCGTCATCACCTCTACCTCCGGGCTGCAGACAGCCTCCTTCACGGTGAACACCACCGCCCCGGTGAAGTTCGAGATCCGTAAGGTCTCCGGCGGCACGGCCCGCCTTAACATCGATGACTTCTCCGTGGATTCCTACGACCCGACCGTGCCGGCCTACCCGGATAACGACCACCTGGCCCTGGGCAACCCTAGCATGGCCATCCCGGACGTAAGCAATCCCAATAACTACCTGATGCGCAAACCGCAGTATGCCCTTTCCTACAGCCGTGACCGCGGCACCCCGAATTGGGTGAGCTGGCACCTGGATGCCTCGGACCGGGGCGGGGCAGACCGCCAAGACAACTTCCGCGAAGATCCGGCGCTGCCGGCCGGCTGGTACCGCGTGAACGAGAACAGCTACCGCGGCAGCGGCTTTGACCGGGGCCACAACGCGCCTTCGGCCGACCGCACCTCCTCGGTGGAGGCCAACTCGGCCACTTTCCTGATGACCAACATGATCCCGCAGGCCCCCAACAACAACCAGAAGACCTGGAATAACTTTGAGCAGTATACCCGCTCTTATGCCGAGTCCGGCTACGAGGTGTACCTGATCATGGGCAACTATGGGGTGGGCGGCTCCGGCTCAAACGGCGGCACGACCAACACCATCGACAACGGCCACGTGACGGTGCCGAACCGGGTGTGGAAAGTGGCGGTGATCCTGCCGGTAGGCGAAAACGACGTGTCCCGCATCACGGCCGCTACCCGCGTGATCGCCATCGACACGCCGAATGCCAACAGCATCAACACCGACTGGGGCGCCTACCGCGTGTCCATCGATGAGATTGAGGTGGCCACCGGCCTGGACCTACTCTCCAACCTTCCTGCTGGGGTGCAGACCCAGATCGAGGCGGCCGTGGACAACGGGCCGACCAACTAA
- a CDS encoding Y-family DNA polymerase has product MTSLFALVDCNNFYASCERVFNPTLEGNPIVVLSNNDGCIIARSNEAKELGLKMGQPLFEVRELVEKHRVQVFSSNYELYGDMSARVVETLSRFSPHVEVYSIDESFLDLGNFFQVDLPAYAREIRETVRQWLGMPVAVGVAPTKTLAKLANRIAKKSPKADGVLVLTEERHIEAALKRTAAGDVWGIGGRYARKLAGLGVHTAWDLRHVTDAFAKKHLTVAGLRTVRELRGEACIDLELVPAAKQNICTSRSFGVGIYELEEVAEALTTYVVRCATKLRRQQSKAGAMTVFAMTSRFGAEGETYANCRTVTFDTPTDSEPELIRHALKALREIFRPGFRYRKTGLLLLDLVPNSSVQLSLLDTVDREKHAQLMQALDGLRERFGHGAVRYGAQGTEQTWGQRQEHLSPCYTTRLEDLLRVR; this is encoded by the coding sequence ATGACCTCGCTCTTCGCCCTGGTGGACTGCAACAACTTCTATGCGAGCTGCGAGCGCGTTTTCAACCCCACGCTGGAGGGAAACCCTATCGTGGTGCTTTCAAACAACGACGGCTGCATAATCGCCAGAAGCAATGAGGCCAAGGAGCTGGGCCTGAAGATGGGCCAGCCGCTGTTTGAGGTGCGGGAGCTGGTGGAAAAGCATAGGGTGCAGGTGTTTTCTTCCAACTATGAGCTCTACGGCGACATGTCGGCACGCGTGGTGGAAACGCTCTCCCGCTTCAGTCCGCACGTAGAGGTGTACTCCATCGATGAGAGCTTCCTGGACTTGGGCAACTTCTTTCAGGTGGACCTTCCGGCCTACGCCCGGGAAATCCGGGAGACCGTGCGGCAGTGGCTGGGCATGCCGGTGGCCGTGGGCGTGGCCCCCACTAAGACGCTGGCCAAGCTGGCCAACCGCATCGCCAAGAAGTCCCCTAAGGCCGACGGGGTGCTGGTGCTCACCGAGGAGCGGCACATTGAGGCGGCGCTCAAACGCACCGCGGCCGGGGACGTGTGGGGCATCGGCGGCCGCTATGCTCGGAAGCTGGCGGGGCTAGGCGTGCACACAGCATGGGACCTGCGGCACGTCACCGACGCCTTCGCCAAAAAGCACCTCACGGTAGCAGGCCTGCGCACGGTGCGCGAGTTGCGGGGAGAGGCCTGCATCGACCTGGAGCTGGTGCCCGCGGCCAAGCAGAACATCTGCACCTCGAGAAGCTTCGGCGTGGGTATTTATGAGCTGGAGGAGGTCGCCGAGGCGCTCACCACCTACGTGGTCAGATGCGCCACCAAGCTTAGGAGGCAGCAAAGCAAGGCCGGGGCGATGACCGTGTTTGCCATGACCAGCCGTTTCGGTGCAGAGGGGGAGACTTACGCCAACTGCCGCACCGTCACCTTCGACACGCCCACCGACTCAGAGCCCGAACTCATCCGCCACGCCCTCAAGGCGCTGCGGGAGATCTTCCGCCCGGGCTTTCGCTACCGCAAGACCGGCCTTCTGTTGCTGGACCTGGTGCCCAACAGTTCGGTGCAGCTGAGCCTGCTGGACACGGTGGACCGCGAAAAGCATGCGCAGCTCATGCAGGCGCTCGACGGGCTCAGGGAGCGCTTCGGCCACGGAGCGGTCCGCTATGGGGCGCAGGGCACCGAGCAGACGTGGGGCCAGCGGCAGGAGCACCTCTCGCCCTGCTACACCACCCGGCTCGAGGACCTGCTCCGGGTAAGGTAG
- a CDS encoding T9SS type A sorting domain-containing protein: MRHRENITYIFRQGVLLLALTLLPLLAAAQAKAPYRLAGGNYTQTFDAISGWTTDFAAGEGANPFQVATPSPTLPSQNKVFVSGSTGGVQMGRDTTPLGPESIVLLATGADGANAAAFDLLLDFTGTEAGTLSLDWAEVNNSSGNRQATFSVQANTGTDGAFEELPGTTVVLTNNEASSGALANIALPAAFSGKTDARLRFYLVTSASEGVSGSRPKINLDNLAITATASEGEPGPGDPGTGGQALVLSTAALPDFGNVEVGSVSAVRSFNVQGEGLSGNVTITPAPGFEIRVGDNPFACCAITLSPVAGSLAATTVEVRFAPSAAEAYVAGIAVSDAGGPAMQVAVSGTGIAPAYPATLASTAVTDVATNSATAGGEISSDGGSDVMARGVVWSTAANPTLADAKTADGTGTGAFTSQLTGLAHSTTYYVRAYATNAVGTTYGQERSFTTVAIALAAEPTIASTIAISEVTGNSMKLTLAGGDGVRHLVLARQGGAVDAVPEDGLRYTADAAFRQGQELGTGNFVVYSGTGNEVTVTGLRGSNTYHFAVFDYNDNDTEFAENYLTETAGRASESTPAAAAFLALEENFDYTAASLLTDNGWAAHSGGTTNAIPVVAEGLAYEGYPSGGIGNSAQLVASGQDVNRGFEPVSAGTAVYTAFLVKVSAASAGGDYFLHLAPASMGTTFRSRVYVRAAGEGKVQFGISGSGSEQVYTTESYDLNTTYLLVTKYTFDETDNTTTLYVNPAAAEPATGAATITEGGDRSPSDIGTIALRQGSSSPALTLDGIRVATSYNLARGAAACTEPAIPAVVTEGMALQVTSPVAGATYQWYLNGTAIEEATAAAYTATAAGSYTVTAKVGECVSEASAAVMFTPTGVRDEQLATGVAVYPVPATDRLRVQAQETGQGTAQVLLLDLAGRQVLSQRLHTAGTLDVTLAVGQLPRGVYVLLVQTPKGFISRRVALH; encoded by the coding sequence ATGAGACATCGCGAGAACATCACGTATATTTTCCGCCAGGGCGTCCTGCTCCTGGCACTGACCCTGCTGCCGCTGCTGGCGGCGGCACAGGCCAAAGCCCCTTACCGCCTTGCCGGCGGGAATTACACGCAAACCTTTGACGCCATTTCCGGGTGGACGACCGACTTCGCCGCGGGCGAGGGGGCGAACCCTTTTCAGGTCGCTACGCCCAGCCCGACCCTACCCTCGCAGAACAAGGTGTTTGTGAGCGGCTCCACCGGGGGTGTGCAAATGGGAAGAGACACGACGCCTCTTGGACCTGAGAGCATTGTGCTGCTGGCCACCGGCGCCGACGGGGCCAACGCGGCAGCCTTTGACCTGCTGCTGGACTTCACCGGCACTGAGGCGGGCACGCTGAGCCTGGACTGGGCCGAGGTGAACAATTCCTCGGGGAACCGCCAGGCCACCTTCAGTGTCCAGGCCAACACCGGCACGGACGGAGCCTTCGAGGAGCTGCCGGGCACCACGGTAGTGCTGACCAACAACGAGGCGTCCAGCGGCGCTCTGGCCAACATCGCCCTGCCTGCCGCCTTCAGCGGGAAGACAGACGCGAGGCTGCGCTTTTACCTGGTGACCTCTGCTTCCGAGGGAGTCTCCGGCAGCCGTCCCAAAATCAATCTGGATAACCTGGCCATCACGGCCACGGCGAGCGAAGGGGAGCCAGGTCCGGGAGATCCCGGTACCGGTGGTCAGGCTCTGGTGCTTTCCACCGCCGCGCTTCCTGATTTCGGAAATGTGGAGGTAGGCAGCGTCTCTGCCGTCAGATCTTTTAACGTGCAGGGGGAGGGGCTGTCAGGCAATGTTACCATCACACCGGCCCCAGGCTTTGAGATCCGGGTGGGTGACAATCCCTTTGCCTGCTGTGCCATTACGCTTTCGCCCGTGGCCGGCAGTTTGGCCGCGACCACGGTGGAGGTGCGCTTTGCCCCGTCGGCGGCGGAGGCCTATGTCGCTGGCATCGCCGTATCCGACGCAGGGGGGCCGGCGATGCAGGTAGCCGTAAGCGGCACGGGCATCGCCCCGGCCTATCCGGCCACGCTGGCCAGCACAGCTGTCACCGACGTAGCCACCAATAGCGCCACGGCGGGCGGGGAGATCTCCTCGGACGGCGGCAGTGATGTGATGGCCCGCGGCGTGGTGTGGTCCACAGCGGCGAACCCGACCCTGGCCGACGCCAAAACAGCCGATGGCACCGGTACCGGCGCCTTTACCAGCCAGCTCACTGGCCTGGCCCACAGCACCACCTATTACGTACGCGCCTACGCCACCAATGCCGTGGGCACGACCTACGGCCAGGAACGCTCTTTCACAACGGTTGCGATTGCGCTGGCCGCAGAGCCGACGATTGCCTCCACGATCGCAATCAGCGAGGTGACCGGCAACTCCATGAAACTGACATTAGCTGGTGGCGACGGCGTCAGACACCTGGTGCTGGCGCGGCAGGGAGGCGCGGTGGACGCGGTACCGGAAGACGGGCTGCGCTATACGGCAGATGCCGCCTTCCGTCAGGGCCAGGAGCTGGGCACGGGTAACTTTGTGGTCTACAGCGGAACGGGCAACGAGGTGACGGTAACCGGCCTGCGCGGCTCAAACACCTACCACTTCGCCGTGTTTGACTACAACGACAACGACACGGAGTTCGCCGAGAACTACCTGACCGAAACGGCCGGCCGCGCCAGCGAAAGCACACCGGCGGCGGCAGCCTTTCTGGCCCTGGAAGAGAACTTTGACTATACAGCGGCCAGCCTGCTGACCGATAACGGCTGGGCCGCGCACAGCGGTGGTACGACCAATGCCATCCCGGTGGTCGCCGAGGGGCTCGCCTACGAGGGCTACCCGTCCGGCGGCATTGGCAACAGTGCCCAGCTGGTGGCCAGTGGCCAGGATGTGAACCGTGGCTTTGAGCCGGTGAGTGCCGGCACGGCAGTCTATACGGCCTTCCTGGTGAAGGTGAGCGCAGCCAGCGCGGGCGGGGATTACTTCCTGCACCTAGCGCCTGCCAGCATGGGTACTACCTTCCGTAGCCGCGTGTACGTGCGTGCGGCCGGGGAAGGCAAGGTGCAGTTCGGCATTAGCGGCAGCGGTTCGGAACAGGTGTATACCACCGAGTCCTACGATCTGAACACGACCTACCTGCTGGTGACCAAATACACCTTTGATGAGACGGACAATACCACTACGCTGTATGTGAACCCTGCGGCGGCAGAGCCGGCGACGGGGGCGGCCACGATCACCGAAGGCGGGGACCGCTCGCCGTCGGACATCGGCACGATCGCCCTGCGCCAGGGTTCTTCCTCCCCTGCGCTGACCTTGGATGGGATCCGCGTGGCGACCTCCTACAACCTGGCCCGCGGCGCGGCGGCCTGCACAGAGCCGGCCATACCGGCCGTGGTGACCGAGGGCATGGCGCTGCAGGTGACCAGCCCGGTGGCAGGGGCTACGTACCAGTGGTACCTGAACGGCACGGCGATCGAGGAGGCAACGGCGGCGGCCTACACGGCGACGGCAGCCGGCTCCTACACCGTGACGGCAAAAGTAGGGGAGTGTGTTTCTGAGGCCTCCGCGGCCGTGATGTTCACACCGACCGGCGTGCGGGACGAGCAGCTGGCCACAGGGGTGGCTGTGTACCCGGTGCCGGCCACGGATAGGCTGCGCGTCCAGGCCCAGGAGACTGGCCAGGGCACGGCGCAGGTGCTGCTTCTCGACCTGGCCGGTCGCCAGGTGCTTTCGCAGCGGCTGCACACGGCGGGCACCCTGGATGTGACCCTGGCGGTGGGGCAGCTGCCACGCGGTGTGTACGTGCTGCTGGTGCAGACGCCGAAAGGATTCATCTCCCGGCGTGTGGCCCTGCACTAG
- a CDS encoding tetratricopeptide repeat protein → MKIFLVLLLLLAGPLQAQRALEDSLRAELARATTDSARVRLHCGLSEQYLLADPAKARMHAQAANKLALAAGLVAGRAEAVHLLGRAHLALGEYDQAMRCHLSALQAREQLEDTAGVITSLLSLGNVYIRIEDNERALRHYRRALELAKTTNDVLRLSKTYNNLGNVHEVKGQYRQALRCFQHAARLQKEIGDRRAWAISLHNIGNVHVYLGQPEQGLPFLFQSVRLNEEIGNEMIRLSSLVKIADIYHAVGKQGLARRYALEGLAIAEQTGSSKKIAEAAQGLHAIYAAMGDSGQAYSYLSLYTRHSELLNAERRKELEAELTARYEALQREQENRLLKAEGEQKGAQIASQRRALLLQWTLILLLLVLLGLLYVNRRRLKATHADLRVAYGQVQEQQAEILAQAMALQEQNQQLERHNAFKNKVFSIVSHDLRSPFNTVKGVLGLAQQKHMSEGETRHLFGLLDKAMEVATGMLDNVLVWAKSQLDVAGSEAQPVELYAVAEQSVLQVRSEAEAKDIRLVNQVSRHLVALADRERLAFALRNLLTNAVKFSYPGKEVRLQAGESGGKVILSVLDQGRGMSAVHLEKLFSERRFTTLGTANEKGTGLGLMLCKELVESFGGCIQVESEQGKGSVFTIMLSAVIGEAVVARQEKPVSS, encoded by the coding sequence ATGAAAATCTTTTTAGTGTTGCTGCTCTTGCTCGCCGGTCCGCTCCAGGCGCAGCGCGCCTTGGAAGACAGCCTGAGAGCCGAGTTGGCCCGCGCAACCACGGACTCTGCGCGGGTGAGGCTGCATTGCGGGCTGAGCGAGCAGTACCTACTTGCTGACCCGGCAAAGGCCAGGATGCACGCGCAGGCAGCCAACAAGTTGGCGCTGGCCGCGGGACTGGTGGCCGGGAGGGCCGAGGCCGTTCACCTGCTCGGGAGGGCGCACCTGGCCCTGGGGGAGTACGACCAGGCCATGCGTTGCCACCTCAGCGCCCTGCAAGCCAGGGAGCAATTGGAGGACACCGCCGGCGTGATTACTTCCCTGCTGAGCCTGGGGAACGTGTATATTCGAATCGAGGACAATGAGCGGGCGCTGCGCCACTACCGCAGAGCCCTAGAGCTGGCCAAAACTACCAACGACGTGCTGCGGCTGAGCAAGACCTACAATAACCTGGGTAACGTGCACGAGGTGAAGGGGCAGTACCGGCAGGCACTACGCTGTTTCCAGCACGCCGCACGGCTCCAGAAAGAAATCGGTGATCGTAGGGCCTGGGCTATCAGCCTCCATAACATCGGCAACGTGCACGTATACCTGGGGCAGCCGGAACAGGGGTTGCCCTTCCTCTTCCAATCCGTTCGCCTGAACGAAGAGATTGGAAATGAGATGATCCGGCTGTCCTCGCTGGTGAAGATTGCCGACATCTACCATGCCGTGGGGAAGCAGGGGCTTGCCCGACGGTACGCTCTGGAGGGACTGGCGATAGCCGAGCAGACCGGGTCCAGCAAGAAGATCGCCGAGGCGGCCCAGGGGCTGCACGCGATCTACGCTGCCATGGGAGACTCTGGTCAAGCCTACAGTTACCTCTCCCTCTACACCCGGCATAGCGAGCTATTGAACGCTGAGCGCCGCAAGGAGCTGGAAGCCGAGCTAACGGCCCGCTATGAAGCGTTACAGCGGGAACAGGAGAATCGCCTTTTGAAGGCGGAGGGGGAGCAAAAGGGGGCGCAGATAGCTAGTCAGCGGCGGGCTCTTTTGCTGCAGTGGACGCTGATCCTGCTGCTACTGGTGCTGCTGGGATTACTGTATGTGAACCGGAGGAGGCTCAAGGCTACCCACGCGGACCTTCGTGTGGCGTACGGCCAGGTGCAGGAGCAACAGGCGGAGATCCTGGCGCAGGCAATGGCCCTGCAGGAGCAGAACCAGCAGCTTGAGCGGCACAATGCCTTTAAGAATAAGGTGTTCTCTATCGTGTCCCACGACCTGCGGAGCCCCTTCAATACCGTCAAAGGCGTGCTGGGGCTGGCTCAGCAGAAGCACATGTCGGAGGGTGAAACCCGGCACCTGTTCGGGCTGCTGGATAAGGCGATGGAGGTGGCCACGGGCATGTTGGACAACGTGCTGGTGTGGGCCAAATCGCAGCTGGATGTCGCCGGGTCAGAGGCGCAGCCGGTGGAGCTATATGCAGTGGCCGAGCAGAGCGTGCTGCAGGTACGGTCGGAGGCGGAGGCCAAAGATATCCGCCTCGTCAACCAGGTGTCCCGGCACTTGGTTGCTTTGGCAGACAGGGAAAGGCTGGCCTTTGCGCTGCGAAACCTGCTGACCAATGCGGTGAAGTTCTCTTACCCCGGAAAAGAAGTCCGGCTGCAGGCAGGGGAGAGTGGCGGAAAAGTAATCCTCTCTGTGCTCGACCAGGGTCGTGGTATGTCGGCTGTGCACCTGGAAAAGCTCTTTTCCGAGCGCCGCTTCACAACGCTTGGGACCGCGAATGAGAAAGGCACTGGCTTGGGGCTGATGCTCTGCAAAGAGCTGGTGGAGAGCTTTGGGGGCTGCATTCAGGTGGAAAGCGAGCAGGGGAAGGGGAGCGTCTTCACTATTATGCTGTCTGCTGTTATAGGGGAGGCTGTCGTAGCGCGGCAGGAGAAGCCTGTGTCATCTTAA
- a CDS encoding nuclease A inhibitor family protein, with product MDPILPELQAAAAGLLFRSESDYPFETVDLGRAKYLEPTPAQLLEMLDLPVGTPARTVDLAYFLRNMTRTSPEQSPAMQEEAARFQALERLFVERLAHVQVIRLGEVQVEAFLLGSTPTGRLVGLKTRLVET from the coding sequence ATGGATCCTATCTTACCTGAGCTGCAGGCGGCGGCGGCGGGGCTGCTCTTCCGGAGCGAGTCCGACTATCCCTTCGAGACCGTGGACCTGGGCCGCGCCAAATACCTGGAGCCAACCCCGGCACAGCTGCTCGAGATGCTGGACCTACCGGTCGGTACCCCGGCCCGTACCGTGGATCTGGCGTACTTCCTGCGCAACATGACCCGCACCAGCCCGGAGCAAAGCCCTGCGATGCAGGAGGAGGCTGCCCGTTTCCAGGCCCTGGAGCGGCTTTTTGTCGAGCGGCTCGCGCACGTGCAGGTGATCCGGCTGGGGGAGGTGCAGGTGGAGGCCTTCCTGCTGGGCAGCACCCCGACAGGTCGCCTAGTGGGGCTGAAGACCCGATTGGTGGAGACCTGA
- a CDS encoding LexA family protein: protein MKEASVIPLFPILWPKVLHLDLASEITLLLVGATVQAGFPSPADDYTAGRIDLNAYVSSNPTATFLVRVEGDSMIGAHIMPGDLAVVDKARKAKSGDIVLAYVEGEFTIKRYELRREAAYLVAENSAYPPIPVTDAEGGRIWGVVVGTVRSLA from the coding sequence ATGAAAGAAGCGAGCGTTATTCCCCTGTTTCCCATTCTCTGGCCGAAAGTCCTCCACCTGGACCTGGCAAGCGAGATCACCCTGCTTTTGGTGGGGGCTACCGTGCAGGCGGGCTTCCCGAGCCCGGCTGACGACTACACTGCCGGGCGCATCGATTTAAACGCCTACGTGTCCTCCAATCCGACTGCCACATTTCTGGTGAGGGTGGAGGGCGACTCTATGATAGGCGCTCATATCATGCCGGGAGACCTGGCCGTGGTGGACAAGGCAAGAAAAGCAAAGAGCGGCGACATCGTGCTAGCCTACGTGGAAGGCGAGTTCACCATCAAGCGCTACGAACTGCGGCGGGAGGCGGCCTACCTGGTGGCCGAGAACTCCGCTTACCCGCCCATCCCCGTCACCGACGCCGAGGGCGGGCGCATCTGGGGTGTGGTAGTCGGCACCGTAAGGAGCCTGGCATGA